Proteins encoded together in one Aeromonas encheleia window:
- a CDS encoding PspC domain-containing protein: MSPWPKDLAHRKLTGVCAGLANGLGISRVTVRVLALLALILMPPLALAAYLLAVLIMPPRRELKRWLD, encoded by the coding sequence ATGAGCCCCTGGCCCAAGGATCTGGCCCATCGCAAGCTGACAGGGGTCTGTGCCGGCCTGGCCAATGGGCTGGGGATCTCGCGGGTGACGGTGCGGGTCCTGGCGTTGCTCGCCCTGATCCTGATGCCGCCGCTGGCCTTGGCCGCCTACCTGCTGGCGGTGCTGATCATGCCGCCCCGTCGTGAATTGAAGCGCTGGCTGGATTGA
- the pspG gene encoding envelope stress response protein PspG, with protein sequence MLEFIVLMLVLVTMALTGFTVLAMLLVSGFFVLFGALAGMFALIIKLAPWLLLLLVVCWLLSNRRKQSNTYR encoded by the coding sequence ATGCTGGAATTTATCGTTTTGATGCTGGTGCTGGTGACCATGGCGCTGACCGGTTTTACCGTGCTGGCCATGCTGCTGGTGAGCGGGTTTTTCGTGCTGTTTGGCGCCCTGGCTGGCATGTTTGCCCTCATCATCAAGCTGGCGCCCTGGCTGCTGTTACTGCTGGTGGTGTGCTGGTTGCTCAGCAACAGGCGCAAGCAGTCGAACACCTACCGTTAA
- a CDS encoding GIY-YIG nuclease family protein, producing the protein MAQTLIAPTTADRPTARWFIYLVRTGAGALYTGISTDPERRLRQHQSGKGARALRGKGQLALVWRQELADKGEALRLEYRLKQQSKAFKERLLLEPQLWSDWHQSWLASIAADPKTISHPAP; encoded by the coding sequence ATGGCACAAACCCTGATCGCCCCCACCACTGCCGATCGGCCGACGGCGCGCTGGTTTATCTATCTGGTGCGCACCGGCGCGGGCGCGCTCTACACCGGCATCAGCACTGATCCCGAGCGGCGCCTGCGCCAGCACCAGAGCGGCAAGGGCGCCCGCGCCCTGCGTGGCAAGGGACAGCTGGCACTGGTGTGGCGGCAGGAGCTTGCGGACAAGGGCGAGGCGCTGCGCCTCGAATACCGGCTCAAGCAGCAGAGCAAGGCATTCAAGGAGCGGCTGCTGCTCGAGCCTCAACTGTGGAGCGACTGGCATCAATCCTGGCTGGCAAGCATCGCCGCCGATCCCAAGACGATCAGCCACCCGGCGCCATAA